Proteins encoded by one window of Microbacterium testaceum:
- a CDS encoding TetR/AcrR family transcriptional regulator, with translation MTLPRSGPVRSEAARLAILDAAVALFVERGYDHLTIEGIARRAGVGKQTIYRWWASKGDVIAEAILEGRLLGGRRDLPDTGDPRTDLAAWLTDLFTLRASADGEGMLRSLVAAAAGSAETGRRLRAEILAAPLVESLSQAMGGVSGPRLDAAADALVGAVILRALSREQFDAADMLALVDAVVGGAPPR, from the coding sequence ATGACTCTTCCGCGCAGTGGCCCCGTGCGCAGCGAGGCGGCGCGCCTTGCGATTCTCGATGCCGCGGTGGCGCTCTTCGTCGAACGCGGATACGACCACCTCACGATCGAGGGGATCGCCCGACGCGCGGGCGTGGGCAAGCAGACGATCTACCGCTGGTGGGCGAGTAAGGGCGACGTCATCGCCGAGGCGATTCTCGAGGGCCGCTTGCTCGGCGGCCGACGCGATCTGCCCGACACCGGCGACCCGCGGACCGATCTCGCTGCGTGGCTCACCGACCTGTTCACTCTGCGGGCGAGCGCGGACGGCGAGGGAATGCTTCGTTCTCTCGTCGCTGCGGCCGCCGGCAGCGCCGAAACCGGCCGGCGGCTCCGCGCGGAGATCCTCGCTGCCCCTCTCGTCGAGAGCCTCTCGCAGGCCATGGGTGGCGTCTCGGGCCCGCGGCTCGACGCCGCCGCCGACGCCCTGGTGGGGGCGGTCATCCTGCGCGCCCTCAGCCGCGAGCAGTTCGACGCCGCCGACATGCTGGCCCTCGTCGACGCCGTCGTGGGCGGCGCTCCCCCGCGTTGA
- a CDS encoding TerC family protein, with protein MGVTPLIWIITIAITIAFFVFEFFAHVRKPHEPSIAESARWSAFYIGLALLFGVGIGVFSGWTFGGEYFAGYLTEKALSIDNLFVFLIIMTGFAVPKIYQQKVLMIGIVIALIMRGAFIAVGAALIENFSWIFYIFGALLLFLAYRQAFAHGESDPANGRFMKFVRRVLPVSEEYNDDKLTVRKNGKRFVTPMLLVIIAIGFIDLVFAVDSIPAIYGLTNEAYIVFTANAFALMGLRQLYFLIGGLLERLVYLAQGLAVILAFIGVKLVFHALHVNELPFINGGEPLLWVPEIPIWFSLLFIAATVAVATFLSLRKTRNDDKKKERETFEGEKVIHAPED; from the coding sequence ATGGGCGTCACCCCTCTGATCTGGATCATCACGATCGCGATCACCATCGCCTTCTTCGTGTTCGAATTCTTCGCGCACGTCCGGAAGCCCCACGAGCCCTCGATCGCCGAATCCGCCCGCTGGTCGGCGTTCTACATCGGCCTCGCGCTCCTGTTCGGCGTCGGCATCGGAGTGTTCTCCGGTTGGACGTTCGGTGGGGAGTACTTCGCCGGTTATCTGACCGAGAAGGCGCTGTCGATCGACAACCTCTTCGTGTTCCTGATCATCATGACCGGGTTCGCCGTGCCGAAGATCTACCAGCAGAAGGTGCTGATGATCGGCATCGTGATCGCTCTGATCATGCGCGGTGCCTTCATCGCCGTGGGCGCCGCCCTCATCGAGAACTTCTCCTGGATCTTCTACATCTTCGGCGCGCTGCTGCTGTTCCTCGCCTATCGTCAGGCGTTCGCACACGGTGAGAGCGACCCCGCGAACGGCAGATTCATGAAGTTCGTCCGCCGCGTCCTGCCGGTGAGCGAGGAGTACAACGACGACAAGCTGACCGTGCGCAAGAACGGCAAGCGATTCGTCACCCCGATGCTGCTCGTGATCATCGCCATCGGCTTCATCGACCTCGTCTTCGCCGTCGACTCGATCCCCGCGATCTACGGCCTGACGAACGAGGCGTACATCGTCTTCACCGCCAATGCGTTCGCGCTGATGGGTCTGCGTCAGCTTTACTTCCTCATCGGCGGCCTGCTGGAGCGCCTGGTCTACCTCGCGCAGGGCCTCGCGGTCATTCTGGCGTTCATCGGCGTCAAGCTCGTCTTCCACGCTCTGCACGTGAACGAGCTGCCGTTCATCAACGGCGGCGAACCGCTGCTGTGGGTGCCCGAAATCCCCATCTGGTTCTCGTTGCTGTTCATCGCGGCGACGGTGGCAGTGGCGACCTTCCTCAGCCTGCGCAAGACCCGCAACGACGACAAGAAGAAGGAGCGGGAGACCTTCGAGGGCGAGAAGGTCATCCACGCTCCCGAAGACTGA
- a CDS encoding LLM class F420-dependent oxidoreductase has protein sequence MTRFGYTLMTEQSGPKALVDYAVGAERAGYDFLVSSDHYSPWLTSQGHAPYAWTVLGAVAQATTDVELMTYVTCPTVRYHPAVVAQKAATLQLLSDGRFTLGLGSGENLNEHVVGEGWPAVHARQDMLVEAIEIIRALHTGDLVTYDGEYFRVDSARVWDAPDGGVPIGVAVSGEHSIERFAPLGDHLITTEPDGDLIAGWDAHHEGPSRKIGQIPVSWDPDKDAAVARAHDQFRWFAGGWAVNADLPTPAGFAGASQFVRPEDVAESIACGPDLDELAESVRPFIDAGFTDIAIVQVGDEQQQRFVDEIAAPLLEKLRAL, from the coding sequence ATGACGCGATTCGGCTACACCCTCATGACCGAGCAGAGCGGCCCCAAGGCCCTCGTCGACTACGCCGTCGGTGCCGAGCGCGCCGGCTACGACTTCCTCGTCTCGAGCGACCACTACTCCCCGTGGCTCACCAGCCAGGGCCACGCGCCCTACGCCTGGACGGTGCTCGGAGCGGTCGCACAGGCCACCACCGACGTCGAGCTGATGACGTACGTGACCTGCCCGACCGTTCGCTATCACCCCGCCGTGGTGGCCCAGAAGGCGGCGACCCTTCAGCTCTTGTCCGACGGTCGTTTCACTCTGGGCCTGGGGTCCGGCGAGAACTTGAACGAGCACGTCGTGGGTGAGGGGTGGCCCGCCGTCCACGCGCGTCAGGACATGCTCGTCGAGGCGATCGAGATCATCCGCGCGCTGCACACGGGCGACCTCGTCACCTACGACGGCGAGTATTTCCGCGTCGACTCCGCACGCGTGTGGGATGCCCCCGACGGTGGCGTCCCCATCGGTGTGGCTGTGTCGGGCGAGCACTCGATCGAACGCTTCGCCCCGCTCGGCGACCACCTGATCACCACCGAACCCGACGGCGATCTGATCGCCGGATGGGATGCGCACCACGAGGGCCCCTCGCGGAAGATCGGCCAGATCCCGGTCAGCTGGGATCCGGACAAGGATGCCGCGGTCGCCCGTGCCCACGATCAGTTCCGGTGGTTCGCCGGCGGCTGGGCGGTGAACGCCGACCTGCCCACTCCGGCCGGCTTCGCGGGTGCGTCGCAGTTCGTGCGGCCCGAGGACGTCGCGGAGTCGATCGCCTGCGGCCCGGACCTCGACGAGCTCGCCGAGAGCGTCCGCCCCTTCATCGACGCGGGGTTCACCGACATCGCGATCGTCCAGGTGGGCGACGAGCAGCAGCAGCGCTTCGTCGACGAGATCGCGGCCCCGCTTCTCGAGAAGCTCCGCGCGCTGTGA
- a CDS encoding helix-turn-helix domain-containing protein, which translates to MSVDDRLDAVLNTLADRVRGLRRERDLSVTALSYEAGISESRVRAIESGRTTASLATLVALAEAFEIDLSELFGETARDRSDREPESPYVVPSEVTWGGDLPPAPWMTSAAPAPASSPRVVPSEVIWGGELPAAPWVKGTPAPQTTSVTPPRVDPAPASPPIEPTEKSWEGALPPAPWMGSAPAATTVVSPASTATIVRTEIGVAPPAPLVAESDVPPLTSRYVLVAQDAGVAREPRTFSDLREGVLAGREFRSLREFAVAAVAEADYNVVTVARIFRFPVWKLERWVAEAGYVGRA; encoded by the coding sequence ATGTCCGTCGACGACCGCCTCGACGCCGTCCTGAACACCCTCGCTGACCGAGTCCGTGGTCTGCGGCGCGAGCGCGACCTGTCCGTCACGGCTCTGTCGTACGAAGCCGGGATCTCGGAGTCGCGTGTTCGTGCGATCGAATCCGGACGCACGACGGCCTCGCTGGCGACCCTCGTCGCTCTCGCGGAAGCCTTCGAGATCGATCTGTCGGAGCTGTTCGGCGAGACGGCTCGGGACCGGAGCGATCGAGAACCCGAGAGCCCGTACGTCGTGCCGAGCGAGGTGACCTGGGGCGGGGACCTCCCTCCGGCGCCGTGGATGACGTCGGCCGCGCCCGCACCCGCGTCGAGCCCCCGTGTCGTGCCCAGTGAGGTGATCTGGGGAGGGGAGCTCCCCGCCGCCCCGTGGGTGAAAGGCACCCCGGCACCGCAGACGACCTCCGTCACGCCGCCGCGAGTCGACCCCGCGCCCGCGTCGCCCCCGATCGAACCGACGGAGAAGTCGTGGGAAGGCGCTCTTCCTCCGGCGCCGTGGATGGGAAGCGCCCCGGCGGCGACGACCGTCGTCTCGCCCGCGTCCACCGCCACGATCGTCCGAACGGAGATCGGCGTGGCGCCTCCGGCTCCTCTTGTGGCCGAAAGCGACGTGCCCCCGCTCACTTCGCGCTACGTCCTCGTCGCTCAGGATGCGGGTGTCGCCCGCGAACCGCGGACCTTCTCCGATCTGCGCGAGGGGGTTCTCGCAGGTCGAGAGTTCCGCTCCCTCCGGGAATTCGCGGTCGCGGCCGTCGCCGAGGCGGACTACAACGTGGTCACCGTCGCCCGGATCTTCCGCTTCCCCGTCTGGAAGCTCGAGCGGTGGGTCGCCGAGGCGGGATACGTCGGACGCGCGTGA
- a CDS encoding FBP domain-containing protein: MHAFSASDLRSSFVNVSTRERSSIVIPTDLDAAPWDRLDYFGWRDAKTPLLGFVVADIDGSPVGLQLRQAEQPTRTRPQCSWCSDVTLPNDVVFFAARRAGKAGRAGNTVGTLVCARFECSRNVRRLDPPAYLGHDAAAARDRRVEALRAHVDTFFRDLRDGA; the protein is encoded by the coding sequence ATGCACGCCTTCTCTGCCTCCGATCTCCGCTCCAGCTTCGTCAACGTCTCCACACGTGAGCGCAGCTCCATCGTCATCCCCACCGACCTCGACGCGGCTCCGTGGGACCGCCTCGACTACTTCGGCTGGCGTGACGCCAAGACCCCGCTCCTCGGATTCGTGGTCGCCGACATTGACGGGAGCCCCGTCGGTCTTCAACTGCGACAAGCGGAGCAACCGACGCGCACGCGCCCGCAATGCTCGTGGTGCTCCGATGTGACGTTGCCGAACGACGTCGTGTTCTTCGCCGCCCGCCGCGCCGGGAAGGCCGGGCGCGCGGGCAACACCGTCGGAACCCTCGTGTGCGCGCGGTTCGAGTGCTCGCGGAATGTTCGGCGGCTCGATCCGCCCGCCTACCTCGGGCATGACGCCGCGGCCGCTCGCGATCGACGGGTCGAGGCGCTGCGCGCCCACGTCGACACCTTCTTCCGCGACCTACGCGACGGCGCCTGA
- a CDS encoding PPOX class F420-dependent oxidoreductase, with protein sequence MLTDDAFEFLREYHLATLSTIGRSGRVHSVPVGFTYEDGVVRVIGSRGTQKFVNAERSGRASICSVDGAKWISFEGAARVSDDPDAVSHAVELYAARYRQPRLNPDRVVLEMTVERILGSAAFRG encoded by the coding sequence GTGCTGACCGACGACGCCTTCGAGTTCCTCCGCGAGTACCACCTGGCCACCCTGTCGACCATCGGGCGGTCGGGGCGGGTGCATTCCGTCCCGGTCGGGTTCACCTATGAGGACGGCGTCGTCCGCGTCATCGGATCGCGGGGAACGCAGAAGTTCGTCAACGCGGAGCGCAGTGGCCGGGCCTCCATCTGCTCGGTCGACGGGGCGAAGTGGATCAGTTTCGAGGGTGCGGCGCGGGTGAGCGATGATCCGGATGCCGTGAGCCACGCGGTCGAGTTGTACGCCGCCCGCTACCGGCAGCCGCGGCTCAACCCCGATCGGGTCGTCCTGGAGATGACCGTCGAGCGTATCCTCGGCTCGGCCGCCTTCCGAGGCTGA
- a CDS encoding 2'-5' RNA ligase family protein: MTDVVSLELIFDDETDSAVRAEWDALVSADLPSQARHRGESNRPHVTLLVRPDLAPFDAAPLEAALPLALRLGAPVLFGRGRNRVIARSVIPTEELLSLHARVHELAGPGADVDHTVPGAWTAHVTLARRVPLERLGDALGVLEERSGEDLAARAVGIRRWDAATKTVTDLVGRGTLESC, from the coding sequence ATGACGGATGTGGTCAGCCTCGAGCTGATCTTCGACGACGAGACCGACTCCGCCGTCCGCGCAGAGTGGGACGCCCTCGTCAGCGCCGACCTGCCCAGTCAGGCCCGTCACCGTGGCGAGAGCAATCGCCCCCACGTGACCCTCCTCGTCCGACCGGACCTGGCGCCGTTCGATGCCGCGCCCCTGGAGGCGGCTCTTCCGCTCGCGCTACGCCTCGGGGCCCCCGTCCTGTTCGGGAGGGGACGCAACCGGGTCATCGCGCGCTCCGTGATCCCGACGGAGGAGCTCCTCTCGCTGCACGCCCGGGTGCACGAGCTCGCCGGGCCGGGGGCCGACGTCGACCACACGGTTCCCGGCGCGTGGACGGCGCACGTGACACTCGCCCGGCGGGTGCCCCTGGAGCGCCTGGGCGACGCGCTCGGCGTCCTCGAGGAACGGAGCGGCGAGGATCTCGCAGCGCGAGCGGTCGGCATCCGCCGGTGGGACGCTGCGACGAAGACGGTCACGGATCTCGTGGGACGTGGCACCCTGGAATCGTGCTGA
- a CDS encoding DoxX family protein — MKSVVRWALALAMLFAGVSHLTFARRDFQAQVPDVLVENGPLDRDAVVVASGVVEAAFGLALLVLPKERRRIGAALAAFFVAIFPGNIDQWRKGRSAFGLDTDQKRFGRLFFQPVLVAAAWWSTR; from the coding sequence ATGAAATCTGTCGTGCGCTGGGCTCTCGCCCTGGCAATGCTGTTCGCCGGTGTCTCGCACCTGACCTTCGCCCGCCGCGACTTCCAGGCCCAGGTGCCCGACGTGCTGGTCGAGAACGGTCCGCTCGATCGCGACGCGGTGGTCGTGGCATCCGGCGTGGTGGAGGCGGCCTTCGGGCTTGCGCTCCTCGTCCTCCCGAAGGAGCGGCGTCGGATCGGAGCCGCGCTCGCCGCCTTCTTCGTAGCGATCTTCCCCGGCAACATCGACCAGTGGCGCAAGGGTCGTTCGGCGTTCGGGCTGGACACCGACCAGAAGCGTTTCGGGCGGTTGTTCTTCCAGCCCGTCCTGGTGGCGGCCGCGTGGTGGTCCACCCGGTGA
- a CDS encoding MarR family winged helix-turn-helix transcriptional regulator, translating to MRLILERADAGVTVTPTEIAQALEISTASVTGMLDRLRAGGLIDFVANPSDRRSKFVVPFDRGTDPDAIDPVTARIREFALGLPDDTADQLAVFLDRVREVVDAECA from the coding sequence ATGCGTCTGATCCTTGAACGCGCCGATGCCGGAGTCACTGTCACCCCCACCGAGATCGCCCAGGCGCTCGAAATCTCCACCGCCTCGGTCACGGGGATGCTGGACCGCCTGCGCGCGGGCGGGTTGATCGATTTCGTCGCGAACCCCTCGGACCGCCGGAGCAAGTTCGTCGTCCCCTTCGATCGCGGCACCGACCCGGATGCCATCGACCCGGTGACCGCCCGCATCCGCGAATTCGCCCTGGGCCTTCCGGACGACACCGCGGATCAACTCGCCGTGTTCCTGGACCGTGTGCGCGAGGTCGTCGACGCCGAGTGCGCCTGA
- a CDS encoding ATP-dependent DNA ligase, which produces MGKLVYNTLGHSFDIEDRTLSHLRVVFMNKLRRGEPFMFQFPMGDGSGTRTLWISPSIPLVFHFYGSRAPQLNRRWVEALMDEASSPQGLSITAEPDPDAVSASMG; this is translated from the coding sequence GTGGGCAAACTGGTTTACAACACCCTCGGGCATTCTTTCGACATCGAGGACCGGACCCTGTCCCACCTCCGAGTGGTCTTCATGAACAAGCTGCGCCGCGGCGAACCCTTCATGTTCCAGTTCCCGATGGGGGACGGCAGCGGGACCCGCACGCTCTGGATCTCGCCGTCGATCCCGCTGGTCTTCCACTTTTACGGCAGTCGAGCGCCGCAGCTCAATCGTCGGTGGGTTGAAGCTCTCATGGACGAGGCGAGTTCCCCGCAGGGACTGAGCATCACGGCCGAGCCCGACCCCGACGCGGTTTCCGCCTCGATGGGCTGA
- a CDS encoding glycoside hydrolase family 6 protein yields MARSPRPRRPRRRVPRALIVAGAIVAVVALIVGIGVVGSLVTNLFQTLSAKPPAVGTRIIAPDESKAAQAARSGEGDTDQVAAAQWLSTQPTTYWLTPELDPIDEVWDRIAHLAAEARDQKASISVAVYGLPDRDCGNHSAGGLDPASYAQWTKRIGDALRNASDIQKIVVLEPDSIALSSSCGSVSDRAGYLQQAVQNIRGTNTWIYVDGGHSAWHPAAEMASLISAMGVLPDVRGVALNVSNYQDTAAEFAYAHELSDLLGGTHAVIDTSRNGAGPAGSEWCNPSGRLVGSPGGSYGDGVVDTNLWIKPAGESDGECNGGPVAGAWWPAAAAELTREQR; encoded by the coding sequence GTGGCGAGATCACCCCGGCCGAGGCGGCCCCGACGGCGGGTCCCGCGCGCGCTCATCGTCGCCGGTGCGATCGTCGCCGTCGTCGCTCTCATCGTCGGAATCGGCGTCGTCGGGAGCCTGGTCACGAACCTCTTCCAGACGCTGTCGGCGAAGCCGCCGGCGGTCGGCACCCGGATCATCGCGCCGGACGAGTCGAAGGCCGCGCAGGCCGCACGCTCGGGAGAGGGCGACACCGACCAGGTGGCGGCCGCGCAGTGGCTCTCCACGCAGCCCACCACGTACTGGCTCACGCCTGAGCTCGACCCCATCGATGAGGTGTGGGACCGAATCGCTCACCTCGCGGCCGAGGCGCGCGACCAGAAGGCATCCATCTCGGTCGCGGTGTACGGACTCCCGGACCGCGATTGCGGCAATCACTCCGCGGGGGGCCTCGACCCCGCGTCGTACGCGCAGTGGACCAAGCGCATCGGCGACGCCCTCCGCAACGCCTCCGACATCCAGAAGATCGTCGTGCTCGAGCCGGACTCCATCGCCCTGTCCTCCTCGTGCGGGTCGGTGAGCGATCGCGCGGGCTACCTGCAGCAGGCGGTTCAGAACATCCGTGGAACGAACACCTGGATCTACGTCGACGGCGGCCACTCCGCGTGGCATCCCGCCGCCGAGATGGCGAGCCTGATCTCGGCGATGGGAGTCCTCCCCGACGTCCGAGGCGTGGCCCTGAACGTCTCGAACTACCAGGACACCGCCGCGGAGTTCGCCTACGCCCACGAGCTGTCCGATCTTCTCGGCGGAACTCACGCGGTCATCGACACCTCGCGCAATGGCGCTGGCCCCGCCGGGTCGGAGTGGTGCAACCCCTCGGGCCGCCTGGTCGGCAGCCCCGGCGGCTCCTACGGCGATGGAGTGGTCGACACCAACCTGTGGATCAAGCCGGCCGGTGAGAGCGACGGCGAGTGCAACGGGGGTCCCGTCGCCGGCGCATGGTGGCCGGCCGCAGCGGCGGAGTTGACCCGCGAACAGCGCTGA